In Procambarus clarkii isolate CNS0578487 chromosome 17, FALCON_Pclarkii_2.0, whole genome shotgun sequence, the sequence CGTGGCTGTCTGTTGGATAGCGTGGCTGTCTGTTGGATAGCGTGGCTGTCTGTTGGATAGCGTGGCTGTCTGTTGGATAGCGTGGCTGTCTGTTGGATAGCGTGGCTGTCTGTTGGATAGCGTGGCTGTCTGTTGGATAGCGTGGCTGTCTGTTGGATAGCGTGGCTGTCTGTTGGATAGCGTGGCTGTCTGTTGGATAGCGTGGCTGTCTGTTGGATAGCGTGGCTGTCTGTTGGATAGCGTGGCTGTCTGTTGGATAGCGTGGCTGTCTGTTGGATAGCGTGGCTGTCTGTTGGATAGCGTGGCTGTCTGTTGGATAGCGTGGCTGTCTGTTGGATAGCGTGGCTGTCTGTTGGATAGCGTGGCTGTCTGTTGGATAGCGTGGCTGTCTGTTGGATAGCGTGGCTGTCTGTTGGATAGCGTGGCTGTCTGTTGGATAGCGTGGCTGTCTGTTGGATAGCGTGGCTGTCTGTTGGATAGCGTGGCTGTCTGTTGGATAGCGTGGCTGTCTGTTAGATAGCGTGGCTGTCTGTTAGATAGCGTGGCTGTCTGTTGGATAGCGTGGCTGTCTGTTGGATAGCGTGGCTGTCTGTTGGATAGCGTGGCTGTCTGTTGGATAACGTGGTTGTCTGTTTGAAGGCGTGGCTGCCTTTTGGATGGCATTGTCTGTTGAATGTCGTGGCTGTCTGTTGGAGGGCGTGCTTGTCTGTTGGAGGGCGTGCTTGTCTGTTGGATGGCGTGCTTGTCTGTTGGATGGCGTGCTTGTCTGTTGAATGGAGTGACTGTCTGTTGGATGAGATGGCTGTCTGCTAGACGACGTGCTTGTCTGATGGACGGCGCGATTATCTATAGGCTTGCGTGGCTGTCTGTTAGATGGCTTGACTGTTGGATAGTGTGGCTCTCTGTTGGATGGTGTGGCTGTCTGTTGGATGGCGTGGCTGTCTGTTGGACGGCGTTGCTGTGTCT encodes:
- the LOC138365630 gene encoding putative uncharacterized protein DDB_G0290521, coding for MQQTATPSKTQQRRPTDSHTVQQTATPSKTQQRRPTDSHAIQQTATPSNREPHYPTVKPSNRQPRKPIDNRAVHQTSTSSSRQPSHPTDSHSIQQTSTPSNRQARHPTDKHALQQTSTPSNRQPRHSTDNAIQKAATPSNRQPRYPTDSHAIQQTATLSNRQPRYPTDSHAI